One window from the genome of Oryctolagus cuniculus chromosome 1, mOryCun1.1, whole genome shotgun sequence encodes:
- the SLC25A25 gene encoding mitochondrial adenyl nucleotide antiporter SLC25A25 isoform X1, producing MTAGARHILCKFPRAGGIPGSRGCWHFGSPQQLNSRPRAPASMLCLCLYMPLIGEAQTEFQYFESKGLPTELKSIFKLSVFIPSQEFSTYRQWKQKIVQAGDKDLDGQLDFEEFVHYLQDHEKKLRLVFKSLDKKNDGRIDAQEIMQSLRDLGVKISEQQAEKILRRIRTGHFWGPVTYMDKNGTMTIDWNEWRDYHLLHPVENIPEIILYWKHSTIFDVGENLTVPDEFTVEERQTGMWWRHLVAGGGAGAVSRTCTAPLDRLKVLMQVHASRSNNMCIVGGFTQMIREGGTRALWRGNGINVLKIAPESAIKFMAYEQIKRLVGSDQETLRIHERLVAGSLAGAIAQSSIYPMEVLKTRMALRKTGQYSGMLDCARRILAREGVAAFYKGYVPNMLGIIPYAGIDLAVYETLKNAWLQRYAVNSADPGVFVLLACGTMSSTCGQLASYPLALVRTRMQAQASIEGAPEVTMSSLFRQILRTEGAFGLYRGLAPNFMKVIPAVSISYVVYENLKISLGVQSR from the exons ATGACAGCTGGGGCCCGGCATATCTTATGCAAGTTTCCCAGGGCAGGCGGCATTCCCGGGTCCCGAGGCTGCTGGCACTTTGGCTCCCCGCAGCAGCTGAACTCCCGGCCCCGGGCCCCCGCCAGCATGCTCTGCCTGTGCCTGTACATGCCGCTCATCGGAGAGGCCCAGACCGAGTTCCAGTACTTCGAATCCAAGGGGCTGCCCACGGAGCTGAAGTCCATCTTCAAGCTCAGCGTCTTTATCCCCTCCCAGGAGTTCTCCACCTACCGCCAGTGGAAGCAG AAAATCGTACAAGCTGGCGACAAGGATCTTGACGGGCAGCTGGACTTTGAAGAGTTTGTCCATTACCTGCAGGACCACGAGAAGAAGCTGAGGCTGGTGTTTAAGAGCTTGGACAAAAAGAATGATG GACGGATCGATGCCCAGGAGATCATGCAGTCCCTGCGGGACCTGGGAGTCAAGATATCCGAGCAGCAGGCCGAGAAGATCCTCAGGAG AATACGGACGGGCCACTTCTGGGGCCCTGTCACCTA CATGGACAAGAACGGCACGATGACCATCGACTGGAACGAGTGGCGGGACTACCACCTGCTGCACCCCGTGGAGAACATTCCCGAGATCATCCTGTACTGGAAGCACTCCACG ATCTTTGATGTGGGTGAGAACCTGACAGTCCCCGATGAGTTCACGGTGGAGGAGCGGCAGACGGGGATGTGGTGGAGACACCTCGTGgccggcggcggggcgggggccgtgtCCAGAACCTGCACGGCCCCGCTGGACAGACTGAAGGTGCTCATGCAG GTGCACGCCTCGCGCAGCAACAACATGTGCATTGTGGGCGGCTTCACCCAGATGATCCGCGAGGGGGGGACCAGGGCCCTGTGGCGGGGCAACGGCATCAACGTCCTCAAGATCGCCCCGGAGTCGGCCATCAAGTTCATGGCCTACGAGCAG ATCAAGCGTCTCGTTGGGAGTGACCAGGAGACTCTGAGGATCCACGAGAGACTCGTGGCTGGCTCCCTGGCGGGGGCCATTGCCCAGAGCAGCATCTACCCGATGGAG GTTCTGAAGACCCGGATGGCCTTGCGGAAGACCGGCCAGTACTCAGGCATGCTGGACTGCGCCCGGCGGATCCTGGCCAGAGAGGGGGTGGCCGCCTTCTACAAAGGCTACGTCCCCAACATGCTGGGGATCATCCCCTACGCCGGCATCGACCTCGCCGTCTACGAG aCGCTCAAGAACGCCTGGCTGCAGCGCTACGCGGTGAACAGTGCCGACCCCGGCGTGTTTGTGCTCCTGGCCTGTGGCACCATGTCCAGCACCTGCGGCCAGCTGGCCAGCTACCCGCTGGCCCTGGTGAGGACCCGGATGCAGGCGCAAG CCTCCATCGAGGGCGCCCCCGAGGTGACCATGAGCAGCCTCTTCAGACAGATCCTGCGGACAGAGGGGGCCTTCGGGCTGTACCGGGGGCTGGCCCCCAACTTCATGAAGGTGATCCCGGCCGTGAGCATCAGCTACGTGGTGTACGAGAACCTCAAGATCAGCCTGGGCGTGCAGTCGCGGTGA
- the SLC25A25 gene encoding mitochondrial adenyl nucleotide antiporter SLC25A25 isoform X3, which translates to MTAGARHILCKFPRAGGIPGSRGCWHFGSPQQLNSRPRAPASMLCLCLYMPLIGEAQTEFQYFESKGLPTELKSIFKLSVFIPSQEFSTYRQWKQKIVQAGDKDLDGQLDFEEFVHYLQDHEKKLRLVFKSLDKKNDGRIDAQEIMQSLRDLGVKISEQQAEKILRSMDKNGTMTIDWNEWRDYHLLHPVENIPEIILYWKHSTIFDVGENLTVPDEFTVEERQTGMWWRHLVAGGGAGAVSRTCTAPLDRLKVLMQVHASRSNNMCIVGGFTQMIREGGTRALWRGNGINVLKIAPESAIKFMAYEQIKRLVGSDQETLRIHERLVAGSLAGAIAQSSIYPMEVLKTRMALRKTGQYSGMLDCARRILAREGVAAFYKGYVPNMLGIIPYAGIDLAVYETLKNAWLQRYAVNSADPGVFVLLACGTMSSTCGQLASYPLALVRTRMQAQASIEGAPEVTMSSLFRQILRTEGAFGLYRGLAPNFMKVIPAVSISYVVYENLKISLGVQSR; encoded by the exons ATGACAGCTGGGGCCCGGCATATCTTATGCAAGTTTCCCAGGGCAGGCGGCATTCCCGGGTCCCGAGGCTGCTGGCACTTTGGCTCCCCGCAGCAGCTGAACTCCCGGCCCCGGGCCCCCGCCAGCATGCTCTGCCTGTGCCTGTACATGCCGCTCATCGGAGAGGCCCAGACCGAGTTCCAGTACTTCGAATCCAAGGGGCTGCCCACGGAGCTGAAGTCCATCTTCAAGCTCAGCGTCTTTATCCCCTCCCAGGAGTTCTCCACCTACCGCCAGTGGAAGCAG AAAATCGTACAAGCTGGCGACAAGGATCTTGACGGGCAGCTGGACTTTGAAGAGTTTGTCCATTACCTGCAGGACCACGAGAAGAAGCTGAGGCTGGTGTTTAAGAGCTTGGACAAAAAGAATGATG GACGGATCGATGCCCAGGAGATCATGCAGTCCCTGCGGGACCTGGGAGTCAAGATATCCGAGCAGCAGGCCGAGAAGATCCTCAGGAG CATGGACAAGAACGGCACGATGACCATCGACTGGAACGAGTGGCGGGACTACCACCTGCTGCACCCCGTGGAGAACATTCCCGAGATCATCCTGTACTGGAAGCACTCCACG ATCTTTGATGTGGGTGAGAACCTGACAGTCCCCGATGAGTTCACGGTGGAGGAGCGGCAGACGGGGATGTGGTGGAGACACCTCGTGgccggcggcggggcgggggccgtgtCCAGAACCTGCACGGCCCCGCTGGACAGACTGAAGGTGCTCATGCAG GTGCACGCCTCGCGCAGCAACAACATGTGCATTGTGGGCGGCTTCACCCAGATGATCCGCGAGGGGGGGACCAGGGCCCTGTGGCGGGGCAACGGCATCAACGTCCTCAAGATCGCCCCGGAGTCGGCCATCAAGTTCATGGCCTACGAGCAG ATCAAGCGTCTCGTTGGGAGTGACCAGGAGACTCTGAGGATCCACGAGAGACTCGTGGCTGGCTCCCTGGCGGGGGCCATTGCCCAGAGCAGCATCTACCCGATGGAG GTTCTGAAGACCCGGATGGCCTTGCGGAAGACCGGCCAGTACTCAGGCATGCTGGACTGCGCCCGGCGGATCCTGGCCAGAGAGGGGGTGGCCGCCTTCTACAAAGGCTACGTCCCCAACATGCTGGGGATCATCCCCTACGCCGGCATCGACCTCGCCGTCTACGAG aCGCTCAAGAACGCCTGGCTGCAGCGCTACGCGGTGAACAGTGCCGACCCCGGCGTGTTTGTGCTCCTGGCCTGTGGCACCATGTCCAGCACCTGCGGCCAGCTGGCCAGCTACCCGCTGGCCCTGGTGAGGACCCGGATGCAGGCGCAAG CCTCCATCGAGGGCGCCCCCGAGGTGACCATGAGCAGCCTCTTCAGACAGATCCTGCGGACAGAGGGGGCCTTCGGGCTGTACCGGGGGCTGGCCCCCAACTTCATGAAGGTGATCCCGGCCGTGAGCATCAGCTACGTGGTGTACGAGAACCTCAAGATCAGCCTGGGCGTGCAGTCGCGGTGA